CGACGACCAGTTCCGGCTGCTCGCCGAGGAACTCCACCACGCCACGCTCGGGCTGCCCGGGCCCGCCGTCCTCTCCGACCGCCGCTATCTGCCGGACAGTCAGGTCTCGTACCGGTTCGGGGTGTTCGCGGGAGTCCAGGAACTGACCGCCGACGGCTGCTTCGCCACCCTGCTGACCGACCCTGAGGGGCGGCGGGTCGCCGACGAGCGCAACGCCTGGTTCAGTCCGCCCGCCTGGGCCGACGACCCGTTCCCCGAGCGCACGGCCGCGCCGGTCCGCAGCGCCGCCACCGCGAAGCCGGTCCTGCTGGGCGGCCGGTATCTGGTGCGGGGCGCTATCCAGCACTCCAACAAGGGCGGTGTGTTCCGCGCCGAGGACACCGAGACCGGCGCGCAGGTCGTCGTCAAGCAGGCCCGGCCCCATGTGGCGGCAGGCCTGGAGGGGCTGGACGTACGGGACCTGCTGCGCCGGGAGGCGACCCTGCTGGAACGATTCGGCAAGGTCTTCCCGGACCGGGTGCCCGCGCTGGCCGAGGTGTTCGAGCAGCAGGGCAGCGTGTTCCTCGCGGCGGAGACCGTCCCCGGCGCCACCCTGCGCCGTACGGTCGCCGAGCGCCTCGTCCAGAGCGGCGCCGCCTGCCCCGACGACGCCACGGCCGACTCGCTGGTCCGGCAGCTCATCGAACTGGTCGCCGCCGCCCATGAGTTGGGCATCACCCTGCACGACTTCAACCCGAACAACGTCATGGTCACCCCGGACGGCCGGCTCCTCCTGATCGACCTGGAGATGGCGGCCCGGGTGGGCGAGCGCTGGATGCTCGGGGCCACCCCCGGCTACACCGCCCCCGAACTGCGGGCCGCCCCCCAGGTGGCCCCCGCCATGGGGCCCGAGGTCGACCTGTACGCCCTGGGCGCGACGGTCCTGCATGCCCTGAGCGGCGCCGACCCCCTCTTCGCCGAGGACCGGCCCGCGGCGGACGCCCGGCCGGACGAGGACCGCCTCGCCCACCTGGTCGGCCTGCTCGCCCGTGACCACGGCCCGCTCCGGCACTTCGCCCCGCTGGTCCTCGCACTGATGCGGGACGAGCCCGCCGAGCGCTGGACGCTGGACGAGGCCCGGCACTTCCTCACCGCGGACCGGCCCGCCCCGCGCGCCGAGGACGCACCGAGCACGGCCACCCCGGCGCCCGCGGCGCCCACCCCGGCCCGTGCGGCGGACGGCTCGTCCCGCGCCGCGGATGACCCGGCCCGTGCGGCGGACGTCCGGGACCGCCTGGTGCGCGACGGCATCGCGCACCTCCTGGCCACCATGGGCCCGCGGGACGCCGACCGGCTCTGGCCCTCGGACACCTTCGGCTCGACCTGCGACCCCGTGGCCGTACAGCACGGTTCGGCGGGCGCGGTGGCCGTACTGGCACGGGCCCTCGGCGAGTGGGACGACCACGGCGCCGGTGCGCCCGACGGGCCGGGCGCCCTCACCCGGGAGGCCCTGCGCGAAGGGCTGCGTACCGCCGCGCTGTGGACGGCGGACCGGCAGGACGCCCTGCCCTGGACCCTGCCGGGACTGCACTTCGGCCGCTCCGGCACGGCCTGGGCGCTGCTCGACGCCGCCGGCGCGCTCGACGACCCGGCCCTGGCCGGACGGGCCACCGCGCTCGCCCTGGGGCTCCCCGTCCACTGGCCCAACCCCGACGTCACCCACGGCGCCGCCGGATCCGGCCTGACCCAGCTGCACTTCTGGCGGACCACGGGCGACCCCCGCTTCCTGGAGCGGGCCGGGCAGGTCGCCGAAGGGCTGCTCGCGGCGGCCCGGCACACCCCCGAGGGCGTGTTCTGGCCGGTGCCGGAGGACTTCGACTCCGGGCTGGCGGGGGCCTGGCACTACGGCTTCGCCCACGGCGTCGCCGGAGTCGGCACCTTCCTGCTGCTCGCGGCCGAAGCCACCGGGGACGACCGCTTCCTGAAGGCGGCCGTCGAGGCGGGCGGCACCCTGACCACCGCCGCCCGCGGCGGCCCGGCGGGCACGCTGTGGCCCGTGGACCGGGCCCGGCACCTGTCCGGCTCGCCCGACCTCGCCCGGCA
This is a stretch of genomic DNA from Streptomyces sp. NBC_00536. It encodes these proteins:
- the lanL gene encoding class IV lanthionine synthetase LanL, with protein sequence MTPSRSGHGPRERAERPADLALLPDLVRAVIARSARGAERADGATGASAGDGTGGTGGTGGAAGDWSVTPGEFWCHVVPAGRPVRRTQGWKLHVSATPLAAPVALARAAEVLVAHRAAFKFAGSPARVAALVSGRFERGGGGKFITVYPSDDDQFRLLAEELHHATLGLPGPAVLSDRRYLPDSQVSYRFGVFAGVQELTADGCFATLLTDPEGRRVADERNAWFSPPAWADDPFPERTAAPVRSAATAKPVLLGGRYLVRGAIQHSNKGGVFRAEDTETGAQVVVKQARPHVAAGLEGLDVRDLLRREATLLERFGKVFPDRVPALAEVFEQQGSVFLAAETVPGATLRRTVAERLVQSGAACPDDATADSLVRQLIELVAAAHELGITLHDFNPNNVMVTPDGRLLLIDLEMAARVGERWMLGATPGYTAPELRAAPQVAPAMGPEVDLYALGATVLHALSGADPLFAEDRPAADARPDEDRLAHLVGLLARDHGPLRHFAPLVLALMRDEPAERWTLDEARHFLTADRPAPRAEDAPSTATPAPAAPTPARAADGSSRAADDPARAADVRDRLVRDGIAHLLATMGPRDADRLWPSDTFGSTCDPVAVQHGSAGAVAVLARALGEWDDHGAGAPDGPGALTREALREGLRTAALWTADRQDALPWTLPGLHFGRSGTAWALLDAAGALDDPALAGRATALALGLPVHWPNPDVTHGAAGSGLTQLHFWRTTGDPRFLERAGQVAEGLLAAARHTPEGVFWPVPEDFDSGLAGAWHYGFAHGVAGVGTFLLLAAEATGDDRFLKAAVEAGGTLTTAARGGPAGTLWPVDRARHLSGSPDLARHWCNGSSGAGTFLVRLWAATGRTDDVTRGLVEGAALAVRAGRFGDSPAACHGLAGNAEFLLDAAALTGDDGHRAGAELLAEHMAAQAVLRDGRLLVPDDNRKGVLAEYATGLAGSLSLLLRMRSGGPRAWLPEGESAHL